In Thermoplasmatales archaeon, a single genomic region encodes these proteins:
- a CDS encoding translation elongation factor-like protein has translation MEEIGVVEHFFSKIGVAAIKIKSGSLKVGDRIKIKGQTTDFEQIVESMEINRQKISEAKPGDDIGIKVIDRVREGDIVYKL, from the coding sequence ATGGAAGAAATTGGTGTTGTTGAGCACTTCTTTTCTAAGATAGGAGTTGCAGCGATAAAGATAAAGAGTGGGAGTTTAAAAGTAGGAGATAGAATAAAAATAAAAGGTCAAACAACAGATTTTGAGCAGATTGTTGAATCAATGGAGATAAACAGGCAAAAAATAAGCGAGGCGAAACCAGGCGATGATATAGGAATAAAAGTTATTGACAGAGTTAGAGAAGGAGATATTGTATACAAGCTATAA
- the queA gene encoding tRNA preQ1(34) S-adenosylmethionine ribosyltransferase-isomerase QueA translates to MFEFNLPKEKIAQFPKLPRDECRLLVVKKDKIEHRIFKDIVNYIEKGDVIVLNDSRVIRAKLQGKKESGGKLEILVVKKVPQGYECLVKGRVSEGKKIYINGRECKVIEKRNGRCVIDLKMSIEEINRIGKTPLPPYIKSKVDENLYQTVFAKEDGSIAAPTAGLHFTKELIKKIEEKGARICYITLHSSISTFMNVVEEEYYSVSSQSAEIINNASRVFAVGTTTMKALESSSKNGVVYPSSGWSNLIIEDGYVFRSPVRYFITNFHMPNSPPLKLTSAFCGKERLKKAYEEALLLDYRFLSFGDAMLICSE, encoded by the coding sequence ATGTTTGAATTCAATCTGCCAAAGGAAAAGATAGCGCAGTTTCCGAAATTACCAAGAGATGAATGCAGGCTTTTAGTTGTTAAAAAAGATAAAATAGAACACAGAATTTTTAAGGATATAGTTAATTATATAGAAAAAGGAGATGTAATTGTTTTAAATGATTCAAGAGTTATAAGGGCAAAATTGCAGGGGAAAAAAGAAAGCGGAGGTAAGCTTGAAATTCTTGTTGTTAAAAAAGTTCCGCAAGGTTATGAATGCCTTGTAAAGGGAAGAGTTTCTGAAGGAAAAAAAATTTACATCAATGGAAGGGAATGCAAGGTGATTGAAAAAAGGAATGGAAGATGTGTAATTGATTTAAAAATGAGTATTGAAGAAATAAACAGAATTGGAAAAACTCCACTGCCTCCATATATAAAAAGCAAGGTTGATGAAAATCTATACCAAACAGTGTTTGCAAAAGAAGATGGCTCAATAGCTGCGCCAACCGCAGGCCTGCATTTCACCAAAGAGCTGATTAAAAAAATTGAGGAAAAAGGAGCAAGAATTTGCTATATCACGCTTCATTCGAGCATTTCAACTTTCATGAATGTGGTTGAGGAAGAATACTATTCAGTAAGCAGTCAATCAGCCGAAATTATAAATAATGCTTCTCGTGTTTTTGCAGTTGGAACAACAACAATGAAAGCACTTGAAAGCTCATCAAAAAATGGGGTTGTTTATCCATCTTCTGGCTGGAGCAATTTAATAATAGAAGATGGTTATGTATTCCGCTCGCCGGTTCGCTATTTTATAACAAATTTTCATATGCCCAATTCTCCACCCCTCAAGCTAACATCTGCTTTTTGCGGAAAGGAAAGATTGAAGAAAGCATATGAAGAAGCGCTATTACTTGATTATCGTTTCTTAAGCTTTGGAGATGCGATGTTAATATGTTCAGAATAG
- the tgt gene encoding tRNA guanosine(34) transglycosylase Tgt, whose protein sequence is MFRIVEESGNARNGLIKVGNNTLKTPAFLPVATKGAIKTLTPEEAKKAGCKAIIVNSLHIYRRAFETVCRQGIHSFMGWKGIIFTDSGGFQSIKKFPARAIDEGIIFSMPDGSKEIFTPEKCIDVQRKIGSDFIFMLDDCPSYPYSRKRVEKSVERTISWAKRSTGENVFSIVQGGIYDDLRERCAKELAKMSFYGYAIGGLCIGEEKKDMIRTVEVTTRFLPYDKPRHLMGVGSTEEIEICVRYGIDIFDSAFPTRNARHGTIFTSKGKIGLGKKKIKGDAIDEDCNCYTCSNFSLDYLNYLFMENEMLAQRLATIHNIYFMNRFMENLREKIKEGKI, encoded by the coding sequence ATGTTCAGAATAGTTGAAGAAAGCGGAAATGCAAGAAATGGCTTAATAAAAGTTGGAAACAATACTTTGAAAACGCCCGCCTTCCTGCCTGTTGCAACGAAAGGGGCGATAAAAACTTTGACACCAGAGGAAGCAAAAAAAGCGGGATGTAAGGCAATAATTGTTAATTCTCTTCATATCTACAGAAGAGCTTTTGAAACAGTTTGCAGGCAGGGAATTCATTCATTTATGGGATGGAAAGGAATAATATTTACTGATAGCGGGGGTTTTCAATCAATTAAAAAGTTTCCCGCCCGTGCGATAGATGAAGGAATAATTTTCAGTATGCCAGATGGCTCAAAGGAAATTTTCACGCCGGAGAAATGCATAGATGTGCAGAGAAAAATTGGAAGTGATTTTATTTTTATGCTCGATGACTGCCCTTCATATCCATATAGCAGGAAGAGGGTTGAAAAATCTGTTGAAAGAACAATTTCATGGGCTAAGAGAAGCACTGGTGAAAATGTTTTTTCAATTGTTCAGGGAGGAATATACGATGATTTAAGGGAGAGATGTGCAAAAGAGCTTGCAAAAATGAGTTTTTATGGTTATGCCATAGGTGGGCTTTGCATAGGTGAGGAAAAAAAGGATATGATAAGAACAGTTGAGGTTACAACCCGTTTTCTTCCATATGATAAACCACGCCATTTAATGGGGGTGGGTTCAACTGAGGAGATAGAAATATGTGTTAGATATGGAATAGATATATTTGATAGTGCTTTCCCAACAAGAAATGCAAGGCATGGAACAATTTTTACAAGCAAAGGAAAAATAGGCCTTGGAAAGAAAAAAATTAAAGGTGATGCAATTGATGAAGATTGCAACTGTTATACATGCAGCAATTTCTCTCTTGATTATCTTAACTATTTATTTATGGAGAATGAAATGCTTGCTCAAAGACTTGCAACCATCCATAATATATATTTTATGAACAGATTCATGGAAAATTTAAGAGAAAAAATAAAAGAGGGAAAGATTTAA